In Pseudophryne corroboree isolate aPseCor3 chromosome 7, aPseCor3.hap2, whole genome shotgun sequence, a single window of DNA contains:
- the LOC134945826 gene encoding titin-like isoform X2, with amino-acid sequence MENRPHLTMSTCFLIFQLLWLYSDLSEVQTTGRDSNFGSFLTIAGDKDWKATPGNNVTLKCIFKTETHIEMGLLTVQWLKDGVNKWFINKTCCGLNKLEKPLISEEALCRGDASLELRNVQIEDAGTYTCYIKYKSSEKSMNTTLLVEDLSDVQTTGKESNAGTFLAIAGDNIQKTTPGANVTLKCIFKTETPMEMGLLTVKWLKDGETKWFMNKTCCGLNKMKNPLISEEALSIGDASLELRNVQIEDASTYTCYIKYKSLENSKNTTLLVEDLSEAQTTVRERNSGAFLAIDGEHIQEARPGDDVTLKCTFKTETPIEMGLLTVQWLKDGEELWFMNKTCCDPNKLKKPLISEEALSIGDASLELRNVQREDAGTYTCYIKYKSLEKSTQITLLVKDDAPLQSSSGPELAEKFKTLKTVPIFGVVAVTGCLVVFILF; translated from the exons ATCTGAGTGAAGTCCAAACAACAGGAAGAGACagcaattttggctcattcttaaCTATTGCTGGAGACAAAGATTGGAAGGCTACACCAGGAAATAATGTTACCCTGAAATGCATCTTCAAGACAGAAACCCACATTGAAATGGGATTGCTGACCGTGCAATGGTTAAAAGATGGGGTGAACAAGTGGTTCATAAACAAGACATGTTGTGGCCTGAATAAACTGGAAAAGCCCTTAATAAGTGAGGAAGCCCTCTGTAGAGGAGATGCATCTCTGGAGCTGAGAAATGTCCAGATAGAAGATGCCGGTACATATACCTGCTATATCAAATACAAGTCATCGGAAAAAAGCATGAATACCACTCTGCTGGTTGAAG ATCTCAGTGATGTCCAAACAACCGGAAAGGAAAGCAATGCTGGCACATTCTTAGCTATTGCTGGAGACAACATTCAAAAGACTACACCAGGAGCTAATGTTACCCTGAAATGCATCTTCAAGACAGAAACTCCCATGGAAATGGGATTGCTGACCGTGAAATGGTTAAAAGATGGGGAGACCAAGTGGTTCATGAACAAGACATGTTGTGGCCTGAATAAAATGAAAAACCCCTTAATAAGTGAGGAAGCCCTCAGTATAGGAGATGCATCTCTAGAGCTTAGAAATGTCCAGATAGAAGATGCCAGTACCTATACCTGCTATATCAAATACAAGTCATTGGAAAATAGCAAGAATACCACTCTGCTGGTTGAAG ATCTGAGTGAAGCCCAAACAACCGTAAGAGAAAGAAATTCTGGCGCATTCTTAGCTATTGATGGAGAGCACATTCAGGAGGCTAGACCAGGAGATGATGTTACCCTGAAATGCACCTTCAAGACAGAAACTCCCATTGAAATGGGATTACTGACCGTGCAATGGTTAAAAGATGGAGAGGAACTGTGGTTCATGAACAAGACATGTTGTGATCCGAATAAACTGAAAAAGCCCTTAATAAGTGAGGAAGCCCTCAGTATAGGAGATGCATCTCTAGAGCTGAGAAATGTCCAGAGAGAAGATGCCGGTACCTATACCTGCTATATCAAATACAAGTCATTGGAAAAGAGCACGCAGATCACCCTGCTGGTTAAAG ATGATGCACCTTTACAAAGTTCGTCAGGGCCGGAACTGGCTGAGAAATTCAAGACTTTAAAAACTGTACCGATCTTTGGAGTGGTGGCCGTCACCGGTTGTCTCGTTGTCTTTATTTTGTTTTGA
- the LOC134945826 gene encoding titin-like isoform X1, with the protein MGNRPNLTMSTCFLIFQLLWLFSDLSEVQTTGRDSNFGSFLTIAGDKDWKATPGNNVTLKCIFKTETHIEMGLLTVQWLKDGVNKWFINKTCCGLNKLEKPLISEEALCRGDASLELRNVQIEDAGTYTCYIKYKSSEKSMNTTLLVEDLSDVQTTGKESNAGTFLAIAGDNIQKTTPGANVTLKCIFKTETPMEMGLLTVKWLKDGETKWFMNKTCCGLNKMKNPLISEEALSIGDASLELRNVQIEDASTYTCYIKYKSLENSKNTTLLVEDLSEAQTTVRERNSGAFLAIDGEHIQEARPGDDVTLKCTFKTETPIEMGLLTVQWLKDGEELWFMNKTCCDPNKLKKPLISEEALSIGDASLELRNVQREDAGTYTCYIKYKSLEKSTQITLLVKDDAPLQSSSGPELAEKFKTLKTVPIFGVVAVTGCLVVFILF; encoded by the exons ATCTGAGTGAAGTCCAAACAACAGGAAGAGACagcaattttggctcattcttaaCTATTGCTGGAGACAAAGATTGGAAGGCTACACCAGGAAATAATGTTACCCTGAAATGCATCTTCAAGACAGAAACCCACATTGAAATGGGATTGCTGACCGTGCAATGGTTAAAAGATGGGGTGAACAAGTGGTTCATAAACAAGACATGTTGTGGCCTGAATAAACTGGAAAAGCCCTTAATAAGTGAGGAAGCCCTCTGTAGAGGAGATGCATCTCTGGAGCTGAGAAATGTCCAGATAGAAGATGCCGGTACATATACCTGCTATATCAAATACAAGTCATCGGAAAAAAGCATGAATACCACTCTGCTGGTTGAAG ATCTCAGTGATGTCCAAACAACCGGAAAGGAAAGCAATGCTGGCACATTCTTAGCTATTGCTGGAGACAACATTCAAAAGACTACACCAGGAGCTAATGTTACCCTGAAATGCATCTTCAAGACAGAAACTCCCATGGAAATGGGATTGCTGACCGTGAAATGGTTAAAAGATGGGGAGACCAAGTGGTTCATGAACAAGACATGTTGTGGCCTGAATAAAATGAAAAACCCCTTAATAAGTGAGGAAGCCCTCAGTATAGGAGATGCATCTCTAGAGCTTAGAAATGTCCAGATAGAAGATGCCAGTACCTATACCTGCTATATCAAATACAAGTCATTGGAAAATAGCAAGAATACCACTCTGCTGGTTGAAG ATCTGAGTGAAGCCCAAACAACCGTAAGAGAAAGAAATTCTGGCGCATTCTTAGCTATTGATGGAGAGCACATTCAGGAGGCTAGACCAGGAGATGATGTTACCCTGAAATGCACCTTCAAGACAGAAACTCCCATTGAAATGGGATTACTGACCGTGCAATGGTTAAAAGATGGAGAGGAACTGTGGTTCATGAACAAGACATGTTGTGATCCGAATAAACTGAAAAAGCCCTTAATAAGTGAGGAAGCCCTCAGTATAGGAGATGCATCTCTAGAGCTGAGAAATGTCCAGAGAGAAGATGCCGGTACCTATACCTGCTATATCAAATACAAGTCATTGGAAAAGAGCACGCAGATCACCCTGCTGGTTAAAG ATGATGCACCTTTACAAAGTTCGTCAGGGCCGGAACTGGCTGAGAAATTCAAGACTTTAAAAACTGTACCGATCTTTGGAGTGGTGGCCGTCACCGGTTGTCTCGTTGTCTTTATTTTGTTTTGA